TCCAAGCTTTTCAAATTCTATATAATGCTTTGAATTAATATAAAGCAGATTTTCTTTAGCACTTACATCCTTATCTGTTCTTCCCGCCTGCTGAATTCCTTTAAAAAAATTTATGCCATTTTTTTCGAGTAATTTTCTAAATTCAGATTTTATACTTTTTTCATTCGGATTTTCATCAAAGGAACTGAATTTTCTCCCATCATATGCAATATAAAATATATATCCAAAATATTCAGTATTTTCAAAATTTCTTATTACTTTCTCAATCTCTTCCATTTAATTTTTCTCCTACAAGAATTCAAATACAAAAATTCAAAATTTTTTAAAGTATTATCAATTATATTTACTGTTTATGCCTTTATTTTTTCAATTATTTCATCTACTGTATCAACTTTTATATCTTCAGGAATATTTTCTTCACCTTTTAAAGTCCCAAATCCCCATTTACAGTAAACAATATCCACTCCTGAATTTTTTGCTGTCTGCACATCAACATCCATATCTCCGACATAGAGTATTTCCTCTTTCTTAATACCTGTTTCTTCAGAAATTTTATCAATTCCATAAGAAGAGGGTTTTCTAGGGTGCTCTTTATCAGAAGCACCTATTATATCAACAAATTTCCATTTTGAAAGATTTTTTTCAACTGTATCTAATGCCAGGCCATGATCCTTATTTGTCACAATACCTACCTTTATATTATTTTCTTCCAGAAAATCCAGTAATTTTTCAATTCCTCCATACAGTTTCACATTGTAGTTATAGTATTTCCCATAATGTTTTCTGAGTATTTCTTTCATCACTTCAGGTGTTATAGTATTTTCATCATATTTTTCCATAGCAAAAACTTTATCTGCAATTCCTGCAATTCCATTTCCAATTAATCTGCTGCATTCTGTAAGGGTATATGTTTTTAAATTTAATTCTTCAAATGCAGAGTTTACTGATTTTGCAATAGCTTCCAAAGTATCTGTCAATGTCCCGTCCAAATCAAATAAAACTAATTTATATTTCATTTTTCCACCTTTGTTATTTCCAATATTAACTTTCAATTGTTATAATTAATTATAATTTTCTACTTTAAGCTTTTGGCCATTTTCTTAAAATAAATAGACAATTATGCCTCTGCTGGAATTATATTCCCGTCATCATCTATAGGATTTCCTTCATCATCCACTTTTACAATCTTTATATTATCTAAATGACCTTTAAGACTTTCCTTGAATTTGTCAATGTAAAGTCTTCTATATTTTTCTCTTTCTTTTTTTTCTTCTTCTGTTAATTCCCTCTCTTTTGATAACTTTGTAAATTCATTTATTTTTTTTACTATTTCATCCATCTTTTTCACCATTTTCCTTTCGTCTATCTATATCTATTTTATAAGTAAAGCTATTTTATTGTACCATATATTCGATACCTTTACAACTTGAGAAACTCTATTCTATTATGGTATACTTTGGATAGTAAATTAATCAAAAATGATAAAATCAATTATGCTGAAAAGTAAAATTAAAATAAACTAGGAGGTTTAAATATGTTCTGTACTTTAATTTGTTGTATGGACGGGAGATTTATACACATAATCAATGAATATATCAGGGAAAATTATCGTTATGAATACGTAGATACCATTACCGATGCAGGTCCTGTCAGTAAAATTGTCTATGATGACTATCTTAAATCTGTGGAGGATAAAATTGTACTTATTTCAATAAATAAACATAAATCTGACCATATTTTCGTTGCCGGTCATAGTGACTGTGCCGGTTGTCCAGCTGATGATGAAACACAAAAAGGATATATAAAAAAATCTGTTGCCATGATTCACGAACACTTACCTGAAATAGCTGTAACAGGTCTTTTTGTCACAGAAGACGGTAAAATGGAAGTTCTTATAGATTTTGTATAAATTTTATACTTCCAACTTTAATCATGAAAATTCAATGGATTTACAGGGCTTTCATCTACAATAATTTCATAATGCAGATGAGGTCCTGTTGACATTCCTGTATTTCCAGTTTCTGCCACCTTTTCTCCATCTGAAACTCTTTGACCTGCAACAACATCTATTTTACTTAAGTGGGCATATCGCACTTTTATTCCGTCACTTCCCTTAATTTCTACAAGATTTCCATAATTACCTCTTTTCCCGGCAAAAGTTACTATCCCCCTTATTCCAGCATATACAGGAGTTCCTAATGATACAGCAATATCCACTCCCCTATGAAATTTTACTGATTTTAGGACAGGATGATTCCTATTTCCAAATTTACTTGTTATTTTTCCAGATTTTACAGGCCACAAAATTTTCCCAAAATTGTTATTTCCAATAGTTTCATTCTGAATATTCTGAATTCTTTGAACTTCCTGATTATCTACAATATTCTTTACATTTATATTTTCAATTACATTTTCTTTTATACCAGATTTATAGTTTTTCTTATTTAGTCCATTAATATTTTTCAAATTTTCATTTGTATTAATATATGTGGGAGTATCTTTTATTTTGATTATTCTATTTTCTTTACTGCCTGCAAGTTCTTCTCCTGTTATTTTTATTATTCCCTGCACCTTTTCTACCTTATTTATTTTTTCATCTTCAGCTATTTCTTCTGCTTTTATTTCATATAATTTTTTTTCTTCAGTATTAATGGCATTTGTCAATTTTTCTTCTATATTTTCAGTAATTTCTTCTTCAAAATATCCACTATTTATATTAATTATCTGATTTATCTGAAATAATATAGAAAATAACAGTATGGCAATTACCATAATTCCTGCTATTTTTTCTATATCATATTGTAATTTTTTCCCTGTAATCTTAATTCCTGCCCCATTTATCATTTTCCTTCCCCTTTTTCCAGTATTATTATTTCCCTTTTATTTTTTTCTATTTCCTTTTCTTTCCTGTCGTTTTCACTCTTTAGCTTTTTCAATTTTTCTTCTTTTTCCCGTTTCTCCTCCTGTAAACTTCTTCTTTTCACAATTATGTTATTTCGCAGATGATTATTTGGATTTCCTATTATTTCCATCCCTTCTTCTATATCTTTCCCGAATATTTCTATCTTTTCTCCATTACTTATACCTAAGTATATTTCCTTTTCAGTAACTCTATTTTCACCATTAATCAAATAAATAAAAAATTTACTCTCATTTCCTTTTTTCTTCTGAACTACTGAACTTACCGGCACTGTAAGAACATTTTCCCTTTTCTGGTAATACAGATATATATCAAATATTTCATTTAATTTAAAATCTCCAGCTGAATTTACTAAAAATTCTAAAGTTTTAATATCTTTTATTCCTGTATCATTTATTTTATAAAGTGTTGCAGGAACTTTTTCTCCTTTTACCATCATATTTTCTACTTCTGCCCTATTTCCTGCATTCAGATATTCGTTCCGTGATAATTTCACAGGATCACTTACTATTTTCATATCACGATTTTTTACTAATAAAACAACCGGAAGATTTTTACTGTTTGTTCCTCCTTTTACAGCATTAATTTTTACTATATATCCATCTACAGGACTGACTACATTTCTCTGAATCAGGGCATCATTTTCCACAATTGTATTTAGGTCATCTTCGATAGCTTTTATTTCCCCTTTTATCTTCTGTAACTGATTTTTAACATCCATTCCAAGCTTGTATTCTTCTTCCAGAAATCTGAGCTGTGATTTTTTCCCCGCCAAAATCCTTTTTTTATCTTTCATTTGATTATCCACATCATTTTGTTTATAATCACTGAATTTTATTATTACATCCCCTTTTTTTACTTTATCCCCTTCTTTAAAATATATTTCATCAATTCCCAGCTGAATATCAATTCCAATAGCTATTAAATCTTTTGCTTCAGCTTTTCCCCTCATTTTTTCAAATATCTCAAGATTTTCCCTCCTTACCTTTTCCACTAAAAATTTTTCATTTATTCTTGGGGTGCAGGTACCTATCATTAGTAAAACTACAAGAATGAATATAGAAGGTAGCAACCATATAATACTGTCTTTACTATTTTTCATAACTAATGTTCCCCGTCAAAATATGATACTTCATTCAAATTATCCTCATATGGAAAATACTGTCTTTTTCCCAGATACAGCTGGTCATCCCTTCTCTGGACAGGGCATACAAAAAAGCCCCAGTTATTCATATCTGTATAGATAAAAAATCTTACTGTATCGTTTTGTATTGTATCTGTGTCATTTTGAGTTATTATTCCTTCAAATTTTGGCATTATTTCTTCTGCATCCTCTTCCACATAATCTGATTCATTTTTATAAATCATTTCCTTTTTGAGCTCATCTTCTGCATTATGCAAATATATTTTAAGCTCCATTGCTGATATCGATTTGTCTATATATCCTACAAGAATATCAGCTTTTCTTGAAGTTTGTAATATCACAAATTTTTCTCCATCATATTTTTCCACTTTCACTGAATAAGGTACTAAAGGAACTTCATTTTCAATATTTACATCCATATGGCCAAATCTCTTATAATCAAGATATTTTATAGCTCCGTCAAGACAGTTAAGTTTCAGTTCATAGTCATCCCTATGGCTTAACTCCTTGTATTCTATCATTTTTCCTGGAACGAATTCCTTCAGTACTTCCTGAAAGGTGTTTATCTTCGTAGATTGACCGCTCAATTTTATTAAAGAATATTCAAATAACAGCCCTTCATTATAATAGGTATTTAAAAATTTTCTTAACATTCCATATATATCTGATTTTACTATTTTTTCTATTTCCTTTATTGTAAATACTTCTTCAGGATAATCTGTTACTGTTTTAAAGATTCCTTTCCGCATTATATGTAATTTCCATGACTTTAACTGGGTTATATGTAAATCATTTACTTTTTCATATATTTTAGGTACATCAAATTTTGTTCTCAATCTGCTGTCAACTGTAAAAAATTCCTTTTTCATGTTTTCAGCCGCTTCCCATAGCATATAGAAATTATTTCTTATTTTTCTATATTCTTCACTCATTTTATTTTCAAATTTTGCAAATTTTGTTGGTATAATTTTTTCACATTTTTCATATTCCTCATCCATTTTTTCGAATATTTTTTCTGTCCCATATTCATCAATAACTTTATAAATCATATCATTGTCATATTTTATAAGTTCATCTATGGATATTAACCTGTTTTCAGAATACTTAGCTGCAAAAATTATTTTTAAATATTGCATTATTCTATATGTAAGATTATTTCCCCCAAAATTTTCATCTCCATTTTCAAAACTTGTCTTAATATCGAGATGATAGGATATTCTTCCATTTTCTATCCTGTATTTACATGCGGCAAGATCTGTAGTTCCTCCACCACAATCTATTATTAGGGCACTGTACTCTTTATTTTCAGTATATTTCCCCTTTTTTATCTGATTTTCTATTGTATTATAAAGTACTGCAATTGCTTCATCCATCGCATTTTTTCTTATTATTTCATATTCATATACTTTTTCTCCTCCAGTTTCCTTTGTAAAAATCTCCTGAAACATATTAAGAAACTGCTCCTTGAGTCTCACAGGACTCGAAGCATGAATTTTTTTAAACTTGCACTTAAAAGTATACTCCGCCCTCTCCACTACATATTTTAAATATGCCTTTATTATTTCCTTTCTTTTTACATATGCCGTATTTCCAAATCCATCAACAATTTTTTCTTCATCTTCATGATTATGAACCCATCTCTTAAGACCATAAAAAAGTGTCCCATTTACTATATAGTCATTCATTTCAAGTTTTCTGAGCACATCATATCCAAATGAATATTTTATATTTTCTGAACTACTGCAGTCATCTACATAAGCCAGTGTAGGAATTATTTCTCTGCTGTTTCTTTCTCCATCGTTAAACTTCACATAATTTATTTCATTTAATTTTATACTGCCATTTAATATATCATTTGTAGGAAGATTTTTTACATAGTTACTGTCTAGATATGCCCCCAATGCTGTATTTGCTGTTCCAAAATCTATACATAAAATTGTACTTGTTTCTTCAAGTTCCCTTACTTCAAAATTTTCAATATCAACTTTATAATAATCCAGTTTATACGGATATGTAGGTAATTCATTCTCATTTTTTATGTTATAAAATTTATTTATGAACTTTAATTCAGGCTCTTTAAAAAATAATAATGAAAATTTGTTATTTTTCAAATTTTCCACTCTGAAAAATTTCTTGTCAGACACTAAATAATAAGAATCTTTAGATTGTAAATCCTTTTCAAGCTGAAAAATACCACATAAATAATTATTCGCATTCACTAGGAAAGCATTTGCACTGCTTATATAATCAGGAAGTATTATTTTATAATTATCTTCCCTTGTCAGATTCAGTTCCTTATACATTATTATTTTATGAGGTATCTTTATTTTATTTTCGTGATGTATCCTCATACTTAATTTGTCATCAAACAAAGCCTGCAAATACGACAATCCATTTTCATTATAAATATTAATACAGTAATCAGGTTTTGCCCCTCTGTATTTTAAAAGTATATTTATCAAATCTTCCCTGTCAGGAGTATCAGCATATGCCTCTACAAGTTTTTCATCCTTTGCAATCTGATATATTTCATAGTATGATTTTCTTCTCAGTTCCTCTTCATAAAAAAGTCTCATTTTCCCCCCTAGTTTTTAACTTGTTAATTCTTTTTCCAGCTCTTCTATATTTTTATATCTTTCCTTTTTTTCCATATTCATTCCCTTTTCAATTATCCTTCTTATTTTTTCACTTACATAATCTTTATACATCAGTTCAGGATAATAAAATCTTTCCAATGAATCCATAGGTCTGTATTTATTCAGCATAAAATACAGTAATGCACACAAACTGTATACATCTGTTCTTCTATCAGTTTCCGCTTTTTGCGAGTACATTTCAAGCGGTGAATATCCAGGAGTCCATTTTAAACATCCTCTATTTTCCTCACTTAAGTTTTTACCTAATCCAAAATCTATTATTTTTATATTGTTATTAGCTTCCACTATTATATTTGAAGGCTTTAAATCCCTATGTATCACATTTTTCCCGTGTATTTTTTTTAATGCTTTTATGATTTTTAAAAATATTCCCAATATTTCCTCTTCAGTCAGTTCATTTTCCAAAATATACTGTTTCAGGCTTGAACCTTTACAATATTCCAAAAGCATATATTCTGTATTATTTTCTGTAAAATAATCTATCAGCTCCACTATATTTTCATCTTTAAATTTTCTTATCAGTTCTGATTCCTTCCTAAAATCATTTTTTATCATTTTAAATTTACTTTTATATTTTTCCGTAAACACTTTGCTATCCTCGTCTCTTATAACAATGTTTACAGGAAAACATTCCTTTACAATATATTTTCTATTATTATACAACACCATATAAATATTGGAAAAATTACTTTCAGCTACATATTTTATTATCTTGTATTTATTTTTCAATTTATAATTTAATGGTAACCTGTTCAATTTTATCCTTTCCATTCCTAAATATTTTTACAGCTGTTCTTTTTCCAGCTTTTTATTTCCATTACTGTCTCTTCCCAATATTTCCCAGTTTTTCTGAATTTCCTTTTCCAGACTTTCTATATTTGAATTTTCTTTCATCCTTCTATTTTTCATTTTTTTCCCAGAGTTTTTTCTAATATTTTTCTGTCTTCTATTTTTCGTTATTTCTTTATCCTTATTTTCTTCTATTTTATCTATTTTTCCCATATCTATATTTTCAGAATATTCTGTATCTATTTTTTCTGTTTCTATGCTATTTTCTGCTTTTAGAAGTTTTCTTTCATTTAATTTTATTGGAGTGGTCTTTGTTATTTCTAAATTATTTTTTATATTTCCTATATTTTCAGAATATTTTATCTGTTTTCCTGTAGCCATAAAAAAGAATAAAAATATCATCATTACCATAAAAAAACCTAATGGATTCCTATACTCTACATCTCTATACTGATCATACGAAACTGCTATTTCTTCATCTTTTAAATTCTCCACAAGAATTGATAAAAAAGGAACAACCATTTTTTTATCTTTTTCTTCCTTTTTTATCTTCAATGATAGAGTTTCTTCAACAATATTTCTATCTTTGAAATTTTTCAACATTTCACAAATTTCATATTCATCTATCAGTTTCCAGAACATTTCTGTTCCTATAAGAATATAATCATTTTCTTTTAGAATAACTTCCTTTATTTTATCTCCGTTTAATTCTTCAAACAATTTATTTTCTCTGAATATTTTTAACTTATTTCTTCCTACATTACCTGCTATCAGTTTATTTCCTTCAATCATAACAGTTAAAATTGATATATTTTCCAGTTTATTCCTATTTTCAGATATATTTTTCCATAATTCCTTTATAGCCTCATTCAAAAATTTATTTATATTTTCCACTGAAAAACTGTCATTTTTTAAATATTCCTCCACTACTTTTACCACTGCTGTTTTAGCCAAATTCTTTTTTAAAGAATCAACCCTTGACATGCACCACAATCCCTTGTTCCTATTTGGAAGAAAAGCTGAAAAAGTATTTTTTTCAGCCATTCTCTCATATTCTTCAAAAAAGAAGGTGGTGTACTTATTTTCTTTTTCCACAAATTCCCCTCCCAATTTCTATTCCTATTTCCAAAACTGCCACCATTTTTTATTAGTTTTTTTCTGGATTTTCTTTAATTTTTTATCTATTCTCTGCTCATCTTCTATATTTATATCTGATAGTTTTATATTTTCTTTAGCCTGTTCGTATTTTTTCTCAGCCTCTTTCCAGTTTTTATTTTTTGATTCCTTATCTCCTTCTTCTTCATACAGGAAAACTTCCGATCTTTTTATTTTTCTCTCTAAATATTCCAGTTTTAGCTGATTATTAAAATTACCTTCATTTTTCAAAGTTTCAAAGATTTTTTTTGCTTCTTCATATTTGGAAATACTTTCTAAATATCTTTTCAGAACATACATCTGATCCCCTTGTATTTCAAAATTAGTTGCACTTTCAATATCTCTCGATATTTTCTCCCTCTTTATTCTTTCCTGCTCTATTTCTTCTTCTTTTAACTGAATTTCCAGTTTTGACTGTTCCGACTGCTGGATAAACTCTTTTTCCTTTTCACTTTCATATTTTATAAATTCCTGAGTCTGATTTATAAATTTATCTACATTATTTACATTGTTACTGTCTTTAAGTTCCTGATACATTGTCCTTGCCTTTGTCAAAAGTGACAGTGCTTCTGAAGGATTATTTGATGTTATCTGATTTAAACCCTCCTGTACCATATTATTTGCTGTCTGTAATTTTGCCATCTGTCTTGAATTAAGTTCCTGTATTTTAGTATCTATTTCCTGACTCTTCACAGTATCTCCAAGAATCTGATAAGTTTCCCTTGCCTGATAGTAAGCTTCCCTTGACATATCCACATCTGAATGCGACAGTACATCACCCTTGTTTTCAGCCAGCAAGGCTCCATTATACGACTGCTTTTCCTTTTCATTTATTTCTCTTATTTTTTCTTCCATACTTGAAACGTAATCTGCTCTTCCATTTGCTAAATATATATCTGAAGCCATTTTATAGTTTTCTTTAGCAAGATTATAATTTCCTGATGTAAAAGCTGTGTCACCTGTTATTTCTAAATTTTTGGCTTCCTTTAACTTTGAAGTTGCTTCTATCCTGCTATTTATTTCAGAAAGAACTTCTTCTGTATTTACTTCATCCCTCTTATATGTATTCTGTTCAAGACTATATTTTGCTTCCTGATATTTTTTTGATGCTTCTTCATAATTTCCATTATTAAAAAATTCATTTCCTTCTCTTATATCACTGAAACCCTTCTTTAATTTTTCTGTATCCTTTATTTTATTTTTTGTTTCTTCTATTTTTCTATCCATTTCTTTTCTTCGTGCATCTGCATTTAGAAAAAATCCTATTACACCTCTGCTTTTAGGTTTTAATTTCTCATATTCTCCTATTACCAGCTCTAGCTCCTTTACCGAATTTTCAAAATTTTTCTTTATAAGTTCTTCTTCCGCCTGCTGTTCATAAACCGTCACTTTATTCATAATATCTTTTCGCTTCTTTACTTGCCATAATGTTAAAGTTAAAATTATTAAAATACTTGCTATTGCCACTAATGAAATTTTCATAAAAAATTTCCTGTTATTTTTTTCCATTGGTAAAGGTTCTGCAACAGCTTCTATTCCCACTGCAGCAAAAGTATAGTTTTCCACATTATCCCTTAAAGTTGCTATAACTTTTTTTTCAAGGGAAACTAACCATTTCTTACCTTCATCATATCTTGAAAGTTCCACTTCCATTTCTTTTTCATCAATATTTTCCCAAAAACCTATTGTTGTAAGGCAAAAAGTGTCCTTTTCCTGTAATATTACAGGAGTTTTCAGTATATTAGGTTTTATTTTCCCATAATCCCCTATTGCCTGAAGTAAATCATTCCTCTGTCTATGATATTTCAAATCCCCTGTATTTAAAGCTTCTTCCCCTACAAGTAACTGAGCAACTGTGTCATCACTGCTCTGTGAAATTACATATCCATTCCTTAAATGATAAAATCTCGTATTTCCAATATTTCCATATAACAACGCATTATAATTACTTATTACAATAAGAAGTGAAGTGTGCATCAATGAATATCTTTCTGTTTCAGTCTGCTTTTCCCTTACTTTTAAGTTTGCATACGACATTATTTCATTAATTATTTCTATATTAAATCCTGGGTGCAGCATAAAATATTCTATTGCAGATTCCACTGCCAGCCTTGCTGCCACATCTGCCCCTTCTTCTTCATCAAAACCGTCTGCCACTGCCCATATAGCATAATTATCTAACTGGATATACCCAAAATAGTCATTATTTTTATTTTTTGTACCTGCTTCACTGAAAAAAACTGTTGTAAATTTTGCTTCATTTTTTCTCATTTACCCCGCTCCTGATTTCCCTTTTATAATACCTCTTTTTTCGATTTTGATTTTTCCTTATTCCAGTCAAAATTTTCTCCGCATAAATTCACAAAAATAAACTTACTTTCTCCTATCTCAATTAAATTATATGCCTTTAATTCCCTTGTGTCATACAACGCTTCATTATCTATGTATATAAGACCATTTGCCTGGCCTGGCGTTATCATAAAAATTCTTTTTTTGGGATTATAGCTTATCGAGCAGTGATTTTTTCTTGAAATTGAATTATCCCCTGTTAACTGAATATCCATGTCATCTCCCCGCCCAATAAAATTTCTTTCACTGACTATACGGAAATCTTTTCCCTTTTCTGCCCCTTCAATACATGTCAACCAGCCAACAACCGGATCGATATTAACATCCTTTGACCAATATGCCATTGTTTTATCATCATCTTCCATTTCTTCAACCAGATTTATTTTATCTTCCTTTATTTCCAGATCCAGTCCTTCAGATTTACAGTATGGACATACAGCATATCTTGAAACATCATACATATGGCCATTTTTACATCTATCTAATTTCATTCTTTTCCCCCGTTTTTATCCTCTTATATTTTACTCATTATTTTAATAGCAGCTTTGTTGTTGCTAAATATATAATATCTCCTGACTCTACCTTTACAGGCGTATTCTTTTTTAGCTTAACTTTTCTTTTATCCCTTATTCTCTCAATTCCACTGCCATTCTGTGAACCTAAATCCTCATAATACCAGAGACCATTTACCCTATTTAATATCCCATGTGCCCTGCTCACAAGATTTCCATATACAGCTTCCCCAACATCAATATCCACCTTATTTCTAGGAGTTTTTTTCCCTAATAATAAAGAAGTTGCCCTACCTATTTTCCATACTTTAATATCATAGTCATCACAATTCTTCAATATTATATTTTCCAGCTGATTTTTTTCAAGCTGTTCAATATCTTTAACTTTTTCTAAAAATACATCATGTTCCTTAGTTCTTTCATTTTTTATTTCCCTTATTTCATTCTCAAAATTTACTTTTTCATTGAATCTTTCCACAATAAGAAGATACAATGTTATTGCTATAAATATAAAAATTGAAACATACATACTTTTTATAGAATATCCCGAAAAGTGAATATATACAAAAGTCATAAATAAAATTATTAAAATAATACTGTTTTTTAGATTAAAAAAATTTCTCTGTTTTTTACCTTTTGCTAAAAGTATCCGTTTTTCATATTTTTTAATGCCTCTATTTACCGACATCCCATCATTACTTTTATTTTCTGTCATTCCACCTGTTGTTTCTGACCTATTTACCAAATTTCTAAATCTGTTTAAATTTCCCCTTCTGATTACAAATCTTCTAAATAATCTTACTGGATTTAAAAAATACAATATATTTCTCATATTCCCCCTATTGAATTTTTTAGCTATTTCTTTTTCATCTTAAAAAAATCTTCAAAATTTCTTTCTATATTTTTCTTATATTTCTCTGAATTCTTCCTATTTACTTTATCAATATTTTCCACATTAAATCTGGAATTAAACATATTTTTTATGTCATCAGGCATAAAGGAAAAGCTGCTGGAAGTATTCCTATATTCATTGAAATTTCTTTTTTCCTTTTTAGAAGCCTTCAAATCTGGCTCTTTTCTCTTTTTATCGAATTCTTCTCTTTTTCTGTTATCTGATAATATTTCATATGCTTCAGAAATTTTTCTGAATTTTTCTGAAGCACTTTCATTATCAGGATTTCTGTCTGGATGATACTTAAAAGCTAATTTCCTATATTTTGATTTTATTTCATCTATTTTTGAATTCTCTGAAACCCCTAAAATTTCATAATAATCTTCTTTTATCCTTTACTACCTCCTTTCAAATTTATTTACCCCCTTTTATAAACCTCTTCCACTAACTATTCAATCGTTATCTTTTTAGGAATTATTCTTTTTTTCTCTTTTATAGTTCTTTCCTCCCCAAGATTTTCCAAAATCCTTAAAAGGTTCTCATAAAGCTCTTCATTAGTATAATCTTCATTTGTATTACCTAATTTTCTGTTTATATATGCTGTTATTACTTCCCTTTCAATAATTTCCCCCTGCAAACAGCTATTATAAAAATTAATATCAAATATATCAAGATTTTCCTTTTTAGAAGCTTCCATACCCCATAATTTTAATATTTCCGGATGTAAGGTTCCTTTCTCATTTTTGGAAGAATATTTTACATTTATTATTTCAAGCAAATTGAAATCTCTTCTCAAATCCTTAAAATCTTTATAATCATTTCTCAATTCTGCACCTGTTCTAGTTATAAACCTAGTTATTTCTATTTCATTATCCAGAATTTTTTCTTCCTCTGTAAGTATAAATTCTCCCCTTCTTATATAATATTTTTTATCTTCTATATCTGAAATAAGCCTCAATTTCAATATATATTTATTTTCAACCTCCGGCATTGGAAAAATATAATCTTCTCTCATTCTATAAATATTTTTCCCATATTTTGCTATTCCTCCAGTTATTTTTACTTCTCTCTTTTCTGTATCACTTACTATTTCAAATCCCTTAATTATTCCATTTTTTCTGTCCATATACATGAGATTCAGCATTTCTTCAGGATTATCCCTAAGTAAGTCCAGTTCTTTTTTATCTATCAGTTCTCCCCTTTTAAATATGGGGTATCTATTTTCAAACATTCTCTTAACCCCAGTCTATATTGTATAGTTATTTAACAGGACTGTCTTTGAAAATATATCTTCTCAAAGACATCCCGTTTCATTTGGTTATGCCTCCTGTGAAGCATAACCTCCTTCA
This portion of the Leptotrichia sp. oral taxon 215 str. W9775 genome encodes:
- a CDS encoding efflux RND transporter periplasmic adaptor subunit, producing the protein MKNSKDSIIWLLPSIFILVVLLMIGTCTPRINEKFLVEKVRRENLEIFEKMRGKAEAKDLIAIGIDIQLGIDEIYFKEGDKVKKGDVIIKFSDYKQNDVDNQMKDKKRILAGKKSQLRFLEEEYKLGMDVKNQLQKIKGEIKAIEDDLNTIVENDALIQRNVVSPVDGYIVKINAVKGGTNSKNLPVVLLVKNRDMKIVSDPVKLSRNEYLNAGNRAEVENMMVKGEKVPATLYKINDTGIKDIKTLEFLVNSAGDFKLNEIFDIYLYYQKRENVLTVPVSSVVQKKKGNESKFFIYLINGENRVTEKEIYLGISNGEKIEIFGKDIEEGMEIIGNPNNHLRNNIIVKRRSLQEEKREKEEKLKKLKSENDRKEKEIEKNKREIIILEKGEGK
- a CDS encoding carbonic anhydrase; this translates as MFCTLICCMDGRFIHIINEYIRENYRYEYVDTITDAGPVSKIVYDDYLKSVEDKIVLISINKHKSDHIFVAGHSDCAGCPADDETQKGYIKKSVAMIHEHLPEIAVTGLFVTEDGKMEVLIDFV
- a CDS encoding DUF896 domain-containing protein → MDEIVKKINEFTKLSKERELTEEEKKEREKYRRLYIDKFKESLKGHLDNIKIVKVDDEGNPIDDDGNIIPAEA
- a CDS encoding HAD family hydrolase yields the protein MKYKLVLFDLDGTLTDTLEAIAKSVNSAFEELNLKTYTLTECSRLIGNGIAGIADKVFAMEKYDENTITPEVMKEILRKHYGKYYNYNVKLYGGIEKLLDFLEENNIKVGIVTNKDHGLALDTVEKNLSKWKFVDIIGASDKEHPRKPSSYGIDKISEETGIKKEEILYVGDMDVDVQTAKNSGVDIVYCKWGFGTLKGEENIPEDIKVDTVDEIIEKIKA
- a CDS encoding serine/threonine-protein kinase — translated: MNRLPLNYKLKNKYKIIKYVAESNFSNIYMVLYNNRKYIVKECFPVNIVIRDEDSKVFTEKYKSKFKMIKNDFRKESELIRKFKDENIVELIDYFTENNTEYMLLEYCKGSSLKQYILENELTEEEILGIFLKIIKALKKIHGKNVIHRDLKPSNIIVEANNNIKIIDFGLGKNLSEENRGCLKWTPGYSPLEMYSQKAETDRRTDVYSLCALLYFMLNKYRPMDSLERFYYPELMYKDYVSEKIRRIIEKGMNMEKKERYKNIEELEKELTS
- a CDS encoding M23 family metallopeptidase, encoding MINGAGIKITGKKLQYDIEKIAGIMVIAILLFSILFQINQIININSGYFEEEITENIEEKLTNAINTEEKKLYEIKAEEIAEDEKINKVEKVQGIIKITGEELAGSKENRIIKIKDTPTYINTNENLKNINGLNKKNYKSGIKENVIENINVKNIVDNQEVQRIQNIQNETIGNNNFGKILWPVKSGKITSKFGNRNHPVLKSVKFHRGVDIAVSLGTPVYAGIRGIVTFAGKRGNYGNLVEIKGSDGIKVRYAHLSKIDVVAGQRVSDGEKVAETGNTGMSTGPHLHYEIIVDESPVNPLNFHD